TAATGTGAGTGCCGGGACCATGACTGCACCCGCAATAATTCTCGGGGAGATTAAATACTTAACCGGATCGATCGCCATTACTTCTAAAGCATCAATTTGCTCGGTTACCCGCATAGTGCCAAGCTCAGTTGCCATAGCTGAACTAACTCTGCCGGTAACCATTAAAGCGGTAAGCACCGGGCCGAGCTCGCGAGCGACAGCCAGCATTACCATTGAGCCGACTAAACTTTCCATGCCCACTCGTGCTAAACCAGTAACTGATTGCAAAGTGAACACTGCTCCAGTAAAAAATCCAGTTAAGACAATAATAAAAATCGACCCCACCCCCACAAATTCAGCTTGCTGAAAAATTAATCGCAGACGCAGGGGTGAACGAAACGCCATCAACAACGCTTGCGCCATAAGTTGCGCCATCGCACCTAATTCACCAATGCCACGAAAGATAAAATTAAAAAGATTTCCTGAAAAAAGCTGAGATAATTGCTGCCGACTAACCGCAGTCTTCTCAGTATTTTGATTAGTTTTTGTCCGCATCATTTGACGAAAATATCTGCACAGTTCTAGCTGCTGCTACCACTATTACTTCACTTGCGCCAGCATTACATAAAACCTCTGCCGCTTCCCGTATTGTTTGCCCGGATGTTACAACATCATCAACGAGAATACAGCGACCATACACTAATTGGCGTGAAAAAAAAGCATTCTTCACGTTCTGCGCTCTATTTACTAACGATAATTGACTTTGTGGCAATGTTTGTCTTTTGCGTTTAAGCACGTATTTAACTCTGATCCCCATTTCTTTCCCTATTACCCGAGCCAGAACAGCACTTTGATTAAATTGGCGTTGGCGTAACCTACGAGTTCCTAAAGGAACAGGTACAATCATTGATACATCTTTAAAACAATGGCGCACCCGTTCTTGGGCAACGACCATACGAGCCAAACCTAATATTAATTCTTCACGTTTATGAAATTTA
This is a stretch of genomic DNA from Deltaproteobacteria bacterium. It encodes these proteins:
- a CDS encoding ComF family protein is translated as MSSIILSLQSIITAMLPPTCGLCHSVQAEKNHFGICNKCLEHVLINDKSRCRICDLPTTARLCEQCRVNLPPYKAVVAPFLYGGTIAEIITRAKFHKREELILGLARMVVAQERVRHCFKDVSMIVPVPLGTRRLRQRQFNQSAVLARVIGKEMGIRVKYVLKRKRQTLPQSQLSLVNRAQNVKNAFFSRQLVYGRCILVDDVVTSGQTIREAAEVLCNAGASEVIVVAAARTVQIFSSNDADKN
- a CDS encoding ABC transporter permease, whose product is MRTKTNQNTEKTAVSRQQLSQLFSGNLFNFIFRGIGELGAMAQLMAQALLMAFRSPLRLRLIFQQAEFVGVGSIFIIVLTGFFTGAVFTLQSVTGLARVGMESLVGSMVMLAVARELGPVLTALMVTGRVSSAMATELGTMRVTEQIDALEVMAIDPVKYLISPRIIAGAVMVPALTLIFTMVAGIGSYLVAVVMMGIDEGAYLSRIEWYLDPYDFRQGFLKSIAFGLVITLVGCYKGYNASGGARGVGEATTKAVVIGSIAIFLLNYVLTSFLLLFEPK